One stretch of Candidatus Brocadiaceae bacterium DNA includes these proteins:
- a CDS encoding SLC13 family permease, giving the protein MGIEAWVTLAVVAGIFICLVKNFGPPDVLFMGATGFLTLIGVITPEEAFAGFSNPGMLTIAFLFVVAAGLRETGALDYVSHHILGQVKTEKGVLIRLASVVLPLSAFLNNTPIVAMFVQVVLEWSRRHRVSPSKLLIPLSFLAILGGTCTLVGTSTNLIVHGLMIKNGLQGLHMFEISIIGIPCALIGLGYLFFPGNKLLPDRKELLEQLGETRREYLAEMLVQPGCRFINQTVEQSGLRRLPGLFLIEINRNDTIISPVGPDDMIKADDRLTFTGVVSSIIEIEKIPFLIPSADPSYEVTPKRQRWRRLCEAVISQNSPLIGKTIREADFRAYYGAAVVAVHRGGKRVEKKIGDIRLRPGDTLLLQVRTHFMRAYRNDPAFYLISDVEGWRPLRRDRARIATSLFLALIILMATGIVPTLVAASLVAVAMIVFRCISSSNARKSIEWQVLVTIAASFGVGAALQNSGAATTIAGTLVGATESWGPLAALGIIYMTGSFITGLITNNAAAVLLFPFCIETARLYNISPRPFLIALVMAASTSFWTPIGYQTNMMVYGPGGYRFTDFIRVGTPLNFLLWIVGIFLIPLFWKF; this is encoded by the coding sequence GTGGGCATTGAGGCGTGGGTAACTCTGGCTGTCGTTGCGGGTATTTTTATATGCCTTGTAAAAAATTTTGGGCCACCAGATGTTTTATTTATGGGGGCAACTGGCTTTTTGACGTTGATTGGAGTTATCACACCGGAAGAAGCATTCGCCGGATTCTCCAACCCTGGCATGTTAACCATTGCTTTTTTGTTCGTGGTTGCGGCTGGTTTACGGGAAACCGGCGCACTCGATTACGTTAGCCATCACATTCTCGGACAAGTAAAGACGGAGAAAGGCGTATTAATCAGGCTGGCAAGCGTTGTTCTTCCGTTATCTGCTTTTTTGAACAACACGCCAATTGTAGCAATGTTTGTTCAAGTCGTGTTGGAATGGAGCCGGCGGCACAGAGTTTCACCTTCGAAACTTTTAATCCCCCTGTCCTTTCTGGCAATCCTCGGAGGTACCTGCACACTTGTAGGCACTTCTACAAACTTGATCGTCCATGGTTTGATGATAAAAAACGGTTTGCAGGGTTTGCACATGTTTGAGATTAGCATTATCGGTATTCCCTGCGCCCTTATTGGCCTTGGATATTTGTTTTTCCCCGGTAATAAACTGCTCCCTGACCGTAAAGAATTACTGGAACAGTTGGGAGAGACACGGAGGGAATATCTGGCAGAAATGCTGGTACAGCCAGGGTGCAGATTTATCAACCAAACGGTTGAACAATCCGGGCTTCGGCGTCTGCCTGGCCTGTTTCTCATCGAGATTAACCGTAATGATACGATTATTAGCCCGGTTGGACCTGACGATATGATAAAAGCAGATGACCGACTCACCTTCACCGGAGTGGTAAGCAGTATTATCGAGATAGAGAAAATACCCTTCCTTATTCCGAGCGCCGATCCTTCATATGAAGTTACTCCGAAACGACAACGCTGGCGTCGTTTGTGCGAGGCCGTAATCTCTCAAAATTCACCTCTTATCGGAAAAACGATCCGTGAAGCTGATTTCCGGGCATATTACGGTGCCGCAGTAGTTGCAGTCCATCGTGGTGGCAAACGTGTCGAAAAAAAGATTGGAGACATTCGTTTGCGACCTGGCGATACACTGCTTCTGCAGGTAAGAACACATTTTATGCGGGCATACCGGAATGACCCGGCATTTTATCTCATTAGTGACGTAGAAGGATGGCGTCCACTACGCCGGGATCGAGCCAGGATTGCCACATCGTTATTTCTGGCATTGATCATTTTGATGGCAACCGGAATTGTGCCAACACTGGTAGCTGCATCTCTTGTAGCAGTTGCCATGATTGTATTCAGATGTATTTCATCAAGTAATGCGCGGAAAAGTATTGAATGGCAGGTCCTCGTAACGATAGCAGCGTCATTCGGAGTGGGCGCTGCCCTACAGAACTCCGGAGCGGCAACCACCATCGCCGGCACGTTAGTAGGCGCAACAGAATCATGGGGGCCACTTGCCGCACTGGGAATTATTTATATGACCGGATCGTTCATTACCGGATTGATCACCAACAATGCGGCTGCCGTCCTGTTGTTTCCATTTTGTATTGAAACAGCCAGGCTCTATAATATCAGCCCTCGTCCCTTTTTAATTGCCCTTGTCATGGCAGCATCAACCAGTTTTTGGACACCTATCGGCTATCAGACAAACATGATGGTCTATGGGCCTGGCGGATACCGTTTTACCGATTTCATACGAGTGGGCACGCCTCTGAATTTTCTCCTTTGGATTGTGGGAATCTTCCTGATCCCCCTATTCTGGAAATTCTGA
- a CDS encoding PhzF family phenazine biosynthesis protein, with protein sequence MNIPVYQIDAFTNKIFTGNPAAVCPLDEWLEDSLLLSIAQENNLSETAFFVQKQGLFHIRWFTPLKEVDLCGHATLAAAYVIFHEIGHKENTILFHSKSGELSIKQNKDIFTLNFPSQPPTPCTPPDTLLEGLGVKPQAVLAANDYMAVYQNETEILDLQPDMEKLKNIALRGVIVTARGKSTDFVCRFFAPKLGINEDPVTGSAYCALAPYWAFQLKKQHLHSLQLSKRGGEISCSINGERTFISGKAVKFMKGNIFL encoded by the coding sequence ATGAACATACCTGTCTACCAAATTGATGCGTTTACCAATAAAATTTTCACGGGAAACCCCGCTGCAGTTTGCCCATTGGATGAATGGCTGGAAGATTCATTGCTCCTCTCTATTGCACAGGAAAATAATCTTTCCGAAACCGCTTTTTTTGTACAAAAGCAAGGACTGTTTCATATTCGATGGTTTACACCGTTAAAAGAAGTAGACTTATGCGGCCATGCAACCCTGGCTGCCGCTTATGTCATTTTTCATGAAATTGGGCACAAAGAGAATACCATTCTGTTCCATTCAAAAAGCGGAGAACTCTCAATCAAACAAAACAAAGACATTTTTACCTTAAATTTTCCATCACAACCGCCCACACCATGCACACCACCTGACACATTACTGGAAGGCCTGGGGGTAAAACCACAAGCGGTCCTGGCTGCAAATGATTATATGGCCGTGTATCAAAATGAAACAGAGATCCTTGATCTACAACCAGATATGGAAAAGTTAAAAAATATAGCTCTTCGCGGTGTAATTGTCACTGCCAGAGGAAAGAGCACGGACTTCGTATGTAGATTTTTTGCGCCAAAACTGGGAATTAACGAAGACCCTGTCACCGGTTCCGCTTACTGTGCACTGGCACCGTACTGGGCTTTTCAACTAAAAAAACAGCATTTGCATTCACTTCAATTATCAAAGAGAGGAGGTGAAATCTCCTGTTCCATAAATGGAGAGAGAACCTTCATTTCCGGTAAAGCCGTCAAATTTATGAAAGGAAACATCTTTCTCTGA
- a CDS encoding RecQ family ATP-dependent DNA helicase: protein MTITKQNPADILQRYFGHPAFRWQQEQVIEHVLRGNHALVIAPTGMGKSVCYQIPAIVNNNLTVVISPLIALMKDQVDTLTRRGIDAAYINSSLNPQERETRYAAVEHGDYKLIYVTPERFRKAEFIKAITKRRIDLLAVDEAHCISEWGHDFRPDYTRLQEIRSILGNPAIIALTATATPDVQADIIHQLGLKADQIKIFHEGINRPNLHLAVEEVWGDEEKLARILRITDRYNNNGIVYFTLIRNLNRFSEHLTKQKVPHVCYHGKLDAPRRSSIHERFMQKDTMLVLATNAFGMGIDKENIRMVIHADIPGSMESYYQEIGRAGRDGLDAQCTLLYDEEDLLTQMEFIQWSNPNAEYYQQVHHILKRDCEKISTYGMDWLKDTLHRKNRNDYRMETALNMLDRYGVTERVDGSPCLKIINDLPPRLLDQKALEDKRIRDQKKLYAMVQYAKHQGNRKAFIHRYFGLPYGEKEGGRLSG, encoded by the coding sequence TTGACAATAACAAAGCAAAATCCCGCTGACATCTTACAACGCTATTTCGGCCATCCAGCTTTTCGCTGGCAACAGGAACAGGTTATTGAACACGTTCTCAGAGGCAACCACGCGCTCGTTATTGCCCCTACGGGCATGGGTAAATCTGTGTGTTATCAGATACCCGCAATCGTGAATAATAACCTGACTGTAGTAATCTCCCCCCTGATCGCTCTGATGAAAGATCAGGTTGATACCCTAACGCGTCGTGGCATTGACGCTGCCTATATCAATTCTTCATTAAATCCGCAAGAGCGGGAAACGAGATACGCAGCCGTGGAACATGGAGACTACAAACTTATTTATGTTACCCCGGAGCGTTTTCGCAAGGCAGAATTTATCAAAGCAATAACCAAACGCCGGATAGATCTCCTTGCAGTGGATGAAGCGCACTGCATCAGTGAGTGGGGACATGACTTTCGCCCGGATTATACCCGGCTTCAGGAAATCCGCAGCATATTGGGAAACCCTGCCATAATTGCGCTGACTGCAACGGCAACCCCTGATGTGCAAGCAGATATCATTCATCAACTTGGACTGAAGGCCGATCAAATCAAAATATTTCATGAAGGGATAAACAGACCCAATCTTCATCTGGCGGTAGAGGAAGTCTGGGGTGATGAAGAAAAACTTGCCCGGATCCTTCGTATCACAGATCGGTACAATAACAACGGCATTGTCTATTTCACGTTAATCAGGAACTTAAACCGATTCAGTGAACACCTGACAAAACAGAAAGTACCGCACGTCTGTTATCATGGGAAATTAGACGCTCCCCGACGCTCTTCCATACATGAGCGGTTCATGCAAAAGGACACAATGCTGGTGCTGGCAACAAATGCATTTGGAATGGGCATTGACAAGGAAAATATTCGTATGGTGATACACGCAGACATTCCAGGTTCTATGGAATCGTATTATCAGGAAATCGGCCGTGCCGGCAGAGATGGCCTTGACGCACAATGCACTTTATTATATGACGAAGAGGATCTGTTAACACAAATGGAATTTATTCAGTGGAGCAACCCCAATGCCGAGTATTATCAGCAAGTGCATCACATACTCAAAAGAGATTGTGAAAAAATCTCCACTTACGGTATGGACTGGCTAAAGGATACGCTTCACAGGAAAAATCGGAATGATTACCGTATGGAAACGGCATTAAATATGCTTGATCGATACGGGGTCACAGAACGTGTTGACGGTTCTCCTTGCTTAAAGATTATCAACGACCTGCCTCCGCGATTACTTGACCAAAAAGCCCTGGAAGATAAACGCATTCGTGACCAAAAAAAACTGTACGCAATGGTTCAGTATGCAAAACATCAGGGCAACCGCAAGGCATTTATCCATCGATATTTTGGATTGCCTTATGGAGAGAAAGAAGGGGGGCGGTTAAGCGGGTGA
- a CDS encoding DUF2835 domain-containing protein, which translates to MEDTRRIQFSLNIPSDEFEAYYTGDIRSILTRTTTGKTVRFPASILRKFLTHKGIYGSFEMALDKNNKFMSIERIGQKQNEDGIWL; encoded by the coding sequence ATGGAAGATACCCGTCGTATTCAATTTTCCCTCAATATCCCTTCTGATGAATTTGAAGCTTATTATACAGGGGATATACGGAGTATTTTGACGCGGACTACCACGGGGAAAACGGTAAGATTTCCCGCTTCTATTTTACGTAAATTCCTTACCCACAAAGGAATTTACGGTTCCTTTGAAATGGCGCTTGACAAAAACAATAAATTCATGAGTATTGAGAGAATCGGTCAGAAACAAAATGAAGACGGGATATGGCTTTGA
- a CDS encoding amidohydrolase family protein: MISDGKRDTISSQIAFGRGLYILTTFVMIIVKANYLIPSPEDNCIENGAIAVTGTKISRIGSFDDVKGLPDIERIFDLGNAVILPGLINTHTHLDLTAMQNHIKPTGNFTHWVFQLVGARMRWKDEDYISSIEKGIELCIEGGTTTVADITNTGHSFTVLKESPLRKVIYKEIIGLDSNLSDEMIKILTEEVSSIAPDHLLHIGLSPHAPYSVSKKLYQSVSRLALEKSLPICTHIAETRDEIEFLLKGTGAFSLLLQKLHALPDNWKPPGITPIQFLHETGILNARLNLIHANYTTDEEIALIQSTGASVVFCPKSHQFFGHTNYPVHKYLGAGINVSLGTDSLASNDSLQILDEMKHLYSHYSVPPETILSMATIHAAKALYMDAQIGQLKENFEADLCGIMIPEGDKGPIYQRLLDPSSKNIFTMIAGVVCYNALGK; the protein is encoded by the coding sequence TTGATATCAGACGGGAAAAGAGATACCATATCCAGTCAGATTGCTTTTGGCAGGGGGCTTTATATCCTTACTACTTTCGTAATGATTATTGTAAAAGCAAACTATCTCATACCATCACCGGAAGACAACTGTATTGAAAATGGCGCGATAGCCGTTACGGGAACAAAGATCAGCAGGATCGGTTCATTCGACGACGTCAAGGGACTCCCGGACATTGAAAGAATCTTCGATCTGGGAAATGCTGTTATCCTTCCGGGCCTTATCAATACCCATACCCACCTCGATTTAACCGCTATGCAAAATCATATAAAGCCCACAGGCAATTTCACCCACTGGGTTTTTCAATTGGTAGGCGCGCGGATGCGCTGGAAAGACGAAGACTATATCTCCTCAATAGAAAAAGGGATAGAATTATGCATTGAAGGAGGCACGACCACCGTTGCCGATATCACCAACACGGGACACTCATTTACCGTCTTAAAGGAAAGCCCTCTCCGAAAGGTTATCTATAAAGAAATCATAGGTCTGGATTCGAACCTTTCTGATGAAATGATAAAAATTTTGACCGAAGAAGTATCTTCTATCGCGCCTGACCATCTCCTCCACATCGGATTATCACCCCACGCTCCCTATTCGGTCTCAAAGAAATTATATCAATCGGTGTCCCGGCTTGCCCTTGAAAAATCCCTGCCCATCTGCACCCATATTGCAGAGACACGGGATGAAATTGAATTTCTCTTAAAAGGAACAGGGGCCTTTTCCCTTCTGCTGCAAAAGCTGCACGCTCTGCCAGACAACTGGAAACCGCCCGGCATTACCCCTATACAATTTCTTCATGAAACAGGCATTCTCAATGCCAGGCTGAATCTTATCCATGCCAATTATACAACGGATGAAGAAATTGCCCTGATTCAATCAACAGGAGCAAGTGTTGTCTTTTGCCCAAAAAGTCATCAGTTCTTTGGCCATACAAACTACCCTGTTCATAAATATCTGGGTGCAGGAATTAATGTTTCACTAGGGACCGACAGCCTTGCCAGTAATGATTCCCTACAAATTCTCGATGAGATGAAACACCTGTATTCACATTATTCAGTCCCTCCGGAAACCATACTGTCAATGGCGACAATACATGCGGCTAAAGCGCTCTACATGGACGCGCAGATAGGGCAACTCAAAGAGAACTTTGAAGCGGACCTCTGTGGAATCATGATACCGGAAGGGGACAAAGGTCCTATATATCAAAGACTCCTTGATCCATCTTCGAAAAATATTTTTACCATGATTGCCGGCGTTGTTTGTTATAATGCATTAGGAAAGTAA